Part of the Pseudarthrobacter sp. L1SW genome, CAGGGCCAGCAGGGTGTCGGACAGGCCCATGCCCCGGATCAGCATGAACACCGGCACGATGGTGACCTGCACCGGGACCATCATGGTGGCCAGCACCAGCGAGAAGATGGCGTTCTTGCCGCGGAAGTCCAGGCGGGCGAAGGCGTACCCGGCCAGGGTGGCGGACGCCATCTGGCCAAACGCGATCAGCCCGGTCACCAGGGCGCTGTTCAGGACCAGGAGACCGACGTTGATCTGCTTGAACACCTCCTGGTAGGCGGTGAAGTCAGGGTTGATGGGCAGGAACGACGGCGGCAGGTTGAACGATTCCGACGGCGTCCGCAGCGAGGTGGACAAGGTCCACAGGACAGGGCCGAGGGTCAGCGCCGCCGCCAGGGCCAACGCCGCGTATCTGCCGACGGTGCCGGCTGCGGGCAGGCGGCGTGTGCGGGAGGGCCTACGGGTGGCGGGCGGTTCGGCGGTGGAACCGGAATGCTTGCCGGTCCCGGTCTGCAGAGTCTGGCTGGACATGGGGGACCTCACTGGTAGAAGACGAAGCGGCGGCTAAGGCGGAATTGCAGGGCAGTGACGGCAAGGATCAGCACGGTGAGGACCAGGCCAATGGCGGAGGCTTTGCCGAACTCAAGCTGCTGGAAGGCGGATTCAAAAATCACCATGACGGCGGTCCGGGTGGAATCGCCGGGACCGCCGTTGGTCAGGACGTACGTCTGGTCGAAGACCTGCAGGGCACTGATGATGGCCATGACGGAAGCCACGAGCACCGTGGGGCTGATCAGCGGAAGAGTCACATTGCTGAACTGTTTCCAGCCCGTGGCGCCATCCAGGTTGGCTGCTTCGTGCAGTTCTTTCGGGATGTTGGTGAGGGCGCCGAGGAAGAGCAGGAAGGAGAACCCGAAGTTTTGCCAGACGTAGACCAGGACAACGACGGCGGCGGACGCCGCGGGACTTGTCAGCCAGGGCACAGCGGGGATCCCGACGAGCGAGAGGAGCCAGTTCACGACGCCGAACTGTTCGTTGAACATGTAGCGCATGAAGATGGACACCGACGCGGCGGACAGGACCAGGGGGAAGAAGAAGGTGGAGCGGAGGAATACCCTCAGCCAGGACGGCATCCTTGCCTGCAGCATGGAGGCCAGGCCAAGGGCGATGCCCAGTTGAAGGATTACCGCCATGACTACGAACCCAATGGTGTTCAGGAAGGACACGCGGACGGTGGGGTCCTGTGCCAGTGAGGCGAAGTTGGCGAAGCCGACGAATTGCGGCGCGGAAATGATGTCCCAGCGGAAGAACGCAAGGACCAGTGAAGCGATGATCGGCAGGAAGGTGAACAGGGCCATGCCGAGCACTGTGGGTGCCAGGAAGATCCGTGCCAGCCATCGCTCAACAAAGGAGCGGCGCACGGCCGGTGGTTTCACTGTTTGCCGTGGGGCGGTGGAAGTGGTGGTCATGAGCTCCTCCTCAGAGCCAGTTCAAGGTCGCGCTGCAGGTTGCCCATCGCTGTCCGTACATCGGCGGAGCTGCCGCTGACGGCGGTGGAGACGTTTTTCATCAGGGCAGTTTCGACGGCGGCCTGCTGTGGCGGGGCGGGGATCGGGCCGGAGGTGGGGAACCTGTCCAGGGTGTCGTAGAAGACTTTCCAGTGCCGCGGCCCGGTGGCGGCGTAGAAGGACTCGTTGACCATCGAGCGGCGGGTGGGTGTGGTGTTCGGCTTGGGAATGGCCAGTTGCATCGCTTCGCGGCTGGAGCAGAACTTCACCCATTCCCATGCCGCGTCCTTGTCTTTCGCGGTGCGCATGATCGCGTAGCCGGCGGCCCCGAACTGATGCCGCTGGGTCCGCCAGCGGGGGAAGAACTGCACGTCGAATTGATCGGCGGTCATCCCGGCCTCGTGCAGGCCCTGCGCCCAGTAGCCGCCTGCGGGCGTGGTGCCGATGCGGTTGTTGCCGAAGAGACCGACCAGGGCGTTGCCGCCCCCGGATTCGGGACGCACGCCGAGTCCTTCGGCTACCAGTTCGCGCAGGTAATCGAAGGTCTCGAGAACCCGCCCGTCCTCGGCGTTGGGAGCCAGCCATTGATATCCGCCGCCGCGGGTGCCGCGGGCTGGATCGTTGGGGTAGAAGCGGTCCCAAAGCCAGTCCCCGCCGGGAGCCTTCGTTTCGGACAGGAAGCTGGTGTCGTTGGCGTAAAGCCAGGGCACAACCCCGCCGAAAAGCCGGTTGGTCCAGTAGTACGGGGTGAAATCAGCCGGGCGGGCCTTGCGGAGGGCGCGCAGGGTGGCGCTGAAGTCGTCCTTCGTCCAGTCGTCCTTTGGCCGGTCAAGCCCGGCTTGAGCGAAGGTGGTGGTATTCAGGTACATGTTCGCCGCGTTCCAGTCCAGGGGAAGCTGGTACAGGCTTCCCTGGTACATGAAGGCTTCCAGCAGGCTGGGATGAACGTCGTCAAAGTAATCGATCATCGCTGCCGCGTCCCGGCGGACATAACCGTCCAGGGGCTCAGCGAGCTTGTCGGCAAACAGCTGGGCGCCTTCGGTGGCGACATAGACGACATCCGGCGGCGTTCCCGCGGCCACCATGGTGAGGATCTTGGAAAAGAAGTCTTTCCAGTCCGCCCCCTGGATAGCTTGCAGCTGCACCGGGATATCGGGGTGGGCGGCGGTGAAGGCCTGGATCAGGCCCTGGCGTCCCGCGGCGTCCGCTGCCGTCCCCAGGATGGCGATGTTCAGTGCCTTGCTGCCGCGGCCCGGGATGTCGGTTCCGGTCAGTCGGGGCCAGGCCCCCACGGTGGCTCCTGCCACGGCGAGCCCGGTCAGGCCCAGCATGGAACGGCGGGTGAGTTGTGAGAGTTTGCTGCTGGACCGCAGCGAATGCGAAGGGGCTGGTTGCCCCGGTGTCTTTTCAGACGTCATTGTCGGCTCCTCCTAACACGTGTTAAGTAGGTTAGGAGACGCACCTAACACGTGTCAAGAACTATTTCGAGCGGTCACTGCCGGCGACGCAGACGGAAGGAAATCAGGGCAACAGCCTTACCTGGGGACTGCGGAGACAGATCGAACGTCCCGCCGAAGCGGGGTACCGGGCATCGGCCGCGACGCTTGGGAAATGCGGCCGATCAGGAAGCCGGGGGAGCGCCGGTGGATGCCCGGTGGATGACCTGGCAAGGTACCAGCACGGTTTCGCCCCGAGGCATCTCTGCAGCGGGCGTTTTTCCTTCAACCTCGTCCAAAAGCATGGTCATCGCCGTAGCCCCGATTTCGGCGTGCGGAAGTGCCACGGTGGTGAGGGCGGGAACGAGGTTGGCGGCCACGTTCTGCTGATCGTCGTATCCCACCACGGACAGATCCTGCGGTACCCGCAGTCCTGCGGCGGCGGCGTACAACAAGACGCCGGTGGCCACCCTGTCGTTGGAGCATATGATCGCCGTCGGCCGGTCTCCGCCGCCCAGCACAGCGGACGCGGCCCGGTAGCCGTCATCGATGTCCCAGCCGGCGAGGTGGACGTCTTGTTGCTCGCGGCCTAGTCCCGCTTCTTCCATGGCCTCGCGGTAACCCTGTTCGCGCTGCGGGGCGGCGGGGGAGCTGAGAGTCCCGGTCAACAGGGTGATGCGACGGTGGCCCAGGTCGATCAACAGTTGGGCGGCTGCACGCCCGCCGTCGACCTCTGCGGGTATGACCGAGCCGAACGGGGAGGCGGCATCGGTGCAATTGGCAAGTATCGCCGGCAAGGTGCGCATCGTGGCCGGGGTGGTCACTTCGCGCAGGCTGCCGGTGGCGTACATGATGCCGTCCACCTGCCGGTGCGCGAGTTGCTGCGCTGCAGTGCTTTCGCGCGACACGTCATGCTCTGAATCTACAACCAGAACCATGTACCCACGGGCCAGGGCCGTGCGTGAAGCGCCGCTGATCAGCCGGCCGGCGAAGGGGCTGGTGACGATATCGTCTGTGATGACTCCAATAGTCGACGTCTGTTGATTTCGCAGACTCAAGGCAACCGAATTGGGCGTGTAATCCAGTTCCGCGGCAGCGCGGAGGACGCGCTGCTGTCGTTCCAGGGTGACGTTGCCATCGGCCCTGCCGTTAAGCACCAGCGATACAGCGCTACGGGACACTCCTGCCCGTCGTGCGACATCCAGTGCCGTAGCTTTACGTTTGATCATGCCGGTCCCCCTTGCTTTCCCAATAGCATAGCTAACTCGTGTGAGGTTGGGGGTCTGCGCCGTTACCCCACGAGCAGCTTCCCTGCCCAAAACCAGCCAGTATGGCCGCTAGAACGTGTTCTCGGCTCTAAACGACCCACCAGTCGGATCGGCCAGAATCCTCGGGACGAAACCCGGAACGGCACCAGTCGCTGTCATCCCCAAAATCCTGGAACGTGCAGGAGACCTGAAGCTTTGGCGGTCAGTGCAGCAAATCCGGGTAGCTTCAACGTGATCGAAGTCGAAGGAACTGGCGGCTATTGACTACCTCGAGAAGTTCAAACGCGTGGCTCCGCCGTGGGATCTAGCCCTAAGCACCCCTGCCGCGGCCGCTCCCAAAACGCCGATAATAGTGACTCCGTCGACCTGATTAGGCTCGGACAAGCGGGCGGTGGCGACTCTATTCTGTCAACAGTTGGGGTCAATTCGGGTTATCCAAGGCTGAAGGTCGGGAGCCGTTGGGGAGCTCCTATAGCAGCAGCGGCGGATAACTCATAGGAATTATCCCCGTGTGGGTACGGCGGCAGGACTCAGCCTCTCACCGGACCCAGATCTAAGTCCACTATTTCTGTGCCCAAGCCAAGACGCCCTGTGTCAGTTTTGGGTGTAGCTTTGCCGCCTATCAGGCGCCGCCGACGGTTAGTTACCTGTCGGCCCGCCTTGGTTTTTGTTCGGCGTCCTGACCAAGTCACGTTGGGCCCCGGGAAATCATGTCAAGCTGCCCGCCTGGGTTGTTTCGTGGAATCATTTGGTTTTGCCCGGATGGCGGGTTGGGGTTTGGTGCCCTGCTTCGCGGTGGTCAGGGTCAGTAGCTCCGTGAAGAGGGCCTGGATTTGGCGTTGGATGCGGCCGGGTTAGAGACTTGTTTTCGCGTTTCAGACGGGTTTTGAGGGTCTTGATGATGGTGCCGGTGTTGGCCAGGACGCGCTGGTAAGGGGTCGCGGGCTTATCGTAGGTCTTGGTGATCTTCGCGCCGTTCCGGACTTTCGCGAGGAGTTTTTGCTTGGGTCCGAAGTGGTTGGTCAGCAGCCGCTGAAGCGCCCAGCTCCGGTTGAGCAGCTCCAGCTCGCCGGGTGTGTCGTAGCGGTGATAGCCGACAGTCTGGCGAACGATGTGCCAGTTCTTCTGCTCGACATGGGGCCGTCGTTCTTGTTCCCGGACCGGGACCTGGTGAAGGTCAGTTTCTCCTGCTCGCACCAGCGGAAGAGCTCCCGGTTGATGAACTCAGAACCGTTGTCCGAACCGATCCCGAGGATAGGGAACGGGAACGCGGCAGTGGGCGTCTTTGATCCGCCGCGAAAACCCATTTTTGGGCCTTGTTCCGCACCGAGCGGGTTTCCGTCCAGCCGGTCGCAATGTCGGTGATATCAAGGGTGAACAGAACTCACCCTGGTTATTGCCGCCCTCGTGGCCGACCAGATCGATCTCCACGAACCCGGGCACCCCTCGTTCCACTCGGCCCAGGTCCGGATCGGCATCGAGTCTTTCAGCAGTGTTCCGGGCTTGGTGTGGGACCGGCCGCGGGGCTCCAGTTTCGCCCGGTCGGCCTTGAGCCTGCGGTCGATGGTCGCTGGGGAGATCGTCAGCAGCTGCGCGGCCGTGCCGGCATCAATGTTCAGCTCCTTGAACCGCCGCAGGCGCGGCACCAGGTCCGGCAACGCTGCCGCGGGGAGCCGCCCGCACGGCTTTCCTGCACCGCCCAGCAGAACCGCAACGCCTCGACCACCGGCTCCCGGTAAAGCGGCGGCCGGGGCGTCCTGGCCCGCACGGGTTTCAGTACCAGTACCTGCCGCAGGGCCTTGCGGGCGTGGTCGCGGTGCCATCCAGTCGTCGCACACAGCTCATCCAGAATCTGCTTCTTCCCGGCCCGGTCCGTCCGGGCATAGCGGGTGGCGATGACCTTCGTGACAGCCCTGCGTTCACTCGTCGAAAGCTCCATGGCTCGCAATGCCGACGCGGCCGAGACCGCCCCGGCGGACACGCCGCTACGCGGGCATTCTCAAATGATTCTTCGAATACCGCTGCGCGAGCATCTTTGATGAGTCAACGCGGGGCCTAGACCGCGGACAGACGTTGCCCTATGGTTGGGGCATCAACGGTCCTTGGCCGGGTGGCGCTCCACCCGGGAGGTGCATCATGGCTATCATTTCATCCGGTTTCCGTGGACGGCGGTCCGAGAATCCCGCCCTGCCTCCCGGGCAGCATGAAACGGCGGATTTTCCTGTGCTCACGGCGGGGCCTGCCCCCCTTATCCGTATTGACGATTGGGAGTTTTTCATTGCCGTGGAGACCGGCTGGCGGCTCTCTTGGTCCTGGGACGAATTTATGGCTTTGCCGCAGGAGGAAATCACTACGGACATTCACTGTGTGACCAGCTGGTCAAAGCTGGGAACAGTGTGGCGTGGCGTTTCGGTGGACACGCTTTTCGAAGACGTCGAAAGCACCAGTGATTTCGCTACGGCCTATTCCTTCGGCGGTTACACAACCAATGTTCCTCTGTGGGACCTCCTGGGCGGCAAGGCGTGGGTGGTCTGGGAATTCGATGGCAAGCCTCTCGAACGCGCCCACGGGGGCCCGGCACGGCTTTTGGTGCCGCATCTGTATTTCTGGAAAAGCGCCAAATGGATACGCGGTCTGGAGCTGATGGGGGAGGACCTGCCCGGTTTCTGGGAATCGAATGGCTACCATCTTCACGGGAACCCGTGGCGCGAGGAGCGGTACTCATGAGGCGCGTGCCGTGAGCAGCCAGTGGCAGGTCGCCGAAGTGGTGGGCGGGTTCCCGGAAAATGCCACTGCCCGGACCATTACCCTGCGTGTGGATGGTTTGACGGGACACTTGGCCGGCCAGCACATCGACATCCGCCTCACCGCCGAGGACGGGTACGCCGCAATCCGCTCTTACTCCGTGGCATCGGCAGGTATGGATGAGCATCTGGACATCACCGTTGACGAGCTGCCCGACGGCGAAGTCTCACCGTATTTGGTCCGGGACCTGGCCGTCGGGGACAGGCTGGAAATCCGCGGGCCGGTGGGCGGCTGGTTTGTCTGGAGGCCCAGTAACGCGAATCCTGTACAGCTGATCGGGGGAGGGTCAGGTGTGGTGCCGCTGATGTCGATGATCCGCGCCCATCAGGTTTCCACCAGCGAGTCTCCTTTCAGGTTGCTCTATTCCCTCAAGTCACCTGAGACCTCGTTATACAGCGAGGAGCTGCGTCGCTTGGACCGGGAATCGGACAAGCTGATGGTCGACTATGTCTATACGCGGTTGGCCCCGGAAGGCTGGCCGGCCCCGCCGGGGCGCCTTACGTCGGATACGCTTCTGCGCAAGATCTTCCCGGCTGAGGAGAATCCGGATGTATTCATCTGCGGCCAAACGGTTTTCGTGGAGACCGTTGCGGACTGGCTGGTGAAGGCCGGCTACCCGGTGGCGTCGGTAAAGACCGAACGGTTTGGCGGGACGGGAGGCATCTGATGAACGGCGCGGACGATTTCGCTGTCCCCGACCCGGGCGACCAAGATATTGCAGCATCACCCCATGATCCGATTCCGTATCTGGACGGTAACGCAACGGCCGGGGCACTGTCGGAAGTGTTCCGCGTCGACATCATCGCGGCGCTCGGACGCTGCAGGCATTGCGGTTCAGTCAGGGCTTTTGGCGAGGCAATGGTGTTCGCCGACGCGCCCGGCATTGTGGTGCGCTGCCGCAACTGCCAGGGCGTGCTGCTGAGGCTGGTGGAAACACCAACCCAGTACTGGTTGGATCTGAGCGGCCTTAGCTACCTGGAGATCAACCGCGAGGAATAGGCCGCAGGAATCCTGCATCACCCAAGTCAGGAGGATGTGGTTGAGCAGGGAATCCCTGCTGGTCCTCCTTAACTTCTTCCGTGACTGCACGCGCTGCGGCCACGCCGTGAAGGTCGGGCAGGTACTTCTCCCTGCTCTTCGATTTTGCGGCGGAGGAAATCACGGGCGGTTCGTCTCATGATCCCGAGTGCTTCGCCGATCGGAGCCTTAGTCCGCGCGCCCTCAGGCGCAGGTTGATGACCCATCAGCGCCTGGCCGTGAGCAGCCCGACGGACTTCGCCGTCGCACGGCAGGCCTCCAGCGCTGCAACTTCCCTTACCTCCGTAAGGAACTGTGCTGGGGCCGCCCGTGTCTGGCCCGCGGGCTGAAACACCCGGGACCGGAGGCCGGTTCTCCGGCTACTGGAGCCAGTGGGGCACCGCCACGTGCCACAGGTTGCTGGCACATGTCGGTGATGTGGCCCATTCCGGCATACTCGCGCATGTCCCGGATTCCTGCCA contains:
- a CDS encoding carbohydrate ABC transporter permease, which encodes MSSQTLQTGTGKHSGSTAEPPATRRPSRTRRLPAAGTVGRYAALALAAALTLGPVLWTLSTSLRTPSESFNLPPSFLPINPDFTAYQEVFKQINVGLLVLNSALVTGLIAFGQMASATLAGYAFARLDFRGKNAIFSLVLATMMVPVQVTIVPVFMLIRGMGLSDTLLALILPAIPTAFGTFLMRQYFLGLPNDFAEAAALDGAGPWRIFRSVYVPLAVPGMAIVGILAFNFHWNEFFRPLILTISEQNFTLPLGLVTLQGNLGTGSISVVLAGVILSMLPALVVFIFGQRTLREGLTAGASK
- a CDS encoding carbohydrate ABC transporter permease, which encodes MTTTSTAPRQTVKPPAVRRSFVERWLARIFLAPTVLGMALFTFLPIIASLVLAFFRWDIISAPQFVGFANFASLAQDPTVRVSFLNTIGFVVMAVILQLGIALGLASMLQARMPSWLRVFLRSTFFFPLVLSAASVSIFMRYMFNEQFGVVNWLLSLVGIPAVPWLTSPAASAAVVVLVYVWQNFGFSFLLFLGALTNIPKELHEAANLDGATGWKQFSNVTLPLISPTVLVASVMAIISALQVFDQTYVLTNGGPGDSTRTAVMVIFESAFQQLEFGKASAIGLVLTVLILAVTALQFRLSRRFVFYQ
- a CDS encoding extracellular solute-binding protein translates to MTSEKTPGQPAPSHSLRSSSKLSQLTRRSMLGLTGLAVAGATVGAWPRLTGTDIPGRGSKALNIAILGTAADAAGRQGLIQAFTAAHPDIPVQLQAIQGADWKDFFSKILTMVAAGTPPDVVYVATEGAQLFADKLAEPLDGYVRRDAAAMIDYFDDVHPSLLEAFMYQGSLYQLPLDWNAANMYLNTTTFAQAGLDRPKDDWTKDDFSATLRALRKARPADFTPYYWTNRLFGGVVPWLYANDTSFLSETKAPGGDWLWDRFYPNDPARGTRGGGYQWLAPNAEDGRVLETFDYLRELVAEGLGVRPESGGGNALVGLFGNNRIGTTPAGGYWAQGLHEAGMTADQFDVQFFPRWRTQRHQFGAAGYAIMRTAKDKDAAWEWVKFCSSREAMQLAIPKPNTTPTRRSMVNESFYAATGPRHWKVFYDTLDRFPTSGPIPAPPQQAAVETALMKNVSTAVSGSSADVRTAMGNLQRDLELALRRSS
- a CDS encoding LacI family DNA-binding transcriptional regulator; protein product: MIKRKATALDVARRAGVSRSAVSLVLNGRADGNVTLERQQRVLRAAAELDYTPNSVALSLRNQQTSTIGVITDDIVTSPFAGRLISGASRTALARGYMVLVVDSEHDVSRESTAAQQLAHRQVDGIMYATGSLREVTTPATMRTLPAILANCTDAASPFGSVIPAEVDGGRAAAQLLIDLGHRRITLLTGTLSSPAAPQREQGYREAMEEAGLGREQQDVHLAGWDIDDGYRAASAVLGGGDRPTAIICSNDRVATGVLLYAAAAGLRVPQDLSVVGYDDQQNVAANLVPALTTVALPHAEIGATAMTMLLDEVEGKTPAAEMPRGETVLVPCQVIHRASTGAPPAS
- a CDS encoding molybdopterin-dependent oxidoreductase, whose product is MAIISSGFRGRRSENPALPPGQHETADFPVLTAGPAPLIRIDDWEFFIAVETGWRLSWSWDEFMALPQEEITTDIHCVTSWSKLGTVWRGVSVDTLFEDVESTSDFATAYSFGGYTTNVPLWDLLGGKAWVVWEFDGKPLERAHGGPARLLVPHLYFWKSAKWIRGLELMGEDLPGFWESNGYHLHGNPWREERYS
- a CDS encoding ferredoxin reductase, coding for MSSQWQVAEVVGGFPENATARTITLRVDGLTGHLAGQHIDIRLTAEDGYAAIRSYSVASAGMDEHLDITVDELPDGEVSPYLVRDLAVGDRLEIRGPVGGWFVWRPSNANPVQLIGGGSGVVPLMSMIRAHQVSTSESPFRLLYSLKSPETSLYSEELRRLDRESDKLMVDYVYTRLAPEGWPAPPGRLTSDTLLRKIFPAEENPDVFICGQTVFVETVADWLVKAGYPVASVKTERFGGTGGI
- a CDS encoding DUF6510 family protein — translated: MNGADDFAVPDPGDQDIAASPHDPIPYLDGNATAGALSEVFRVDIIAALGRCRHCGSVRAFGEAMVFADAPGIVVRCRNCQGVLLRLVETPTQYWLDLSGLSYLEINREE